The proteins below are encoded in one region of Nitrospira lenta:
- the merR gene encoding Hg(II)-responsive transcriptional regulator has protein sequence MASELTIGRVAKLAGVNVETIRYYQRRGLLAEPDKPHMGYRRYPADSVKHIRFIKRAQALGFTLEEIAELLQLEEARACAKTRTLAAHKMRLIDQKLTGLAAMRKALAGLVQQCDRKQPVEGCPIIQVLEQD, from the coding sequence ATGGCTTCAGAATTAACGATAGGCCGAGTGGCGAAGCTGGCTGGGGTGAATGTCGAGACGATCCGTTATTACCAGAGACGAGGGCTCCTGGCCGAGCCGGACAAGCCGCACATGGGCTATCGGCGGTATCCGGCGGACAGCGTGAAACACATCCGCTTCATTAAGCGGGCGCAGGCGCTTGGGTTCACGTTGGAGGAAATCGCCGAACTGCTACAGCTGGAGGAAGCCCGTGCCTGTGCGAAGACTCGGACCCTGGCTGCCCACAAGATGCGATTGATTGACCAGAAACTGACGGGCCTCGCGGCGATGCGGAAAGCGTTAGCCGGTCTGGTTCAGCAGTGCGACAGGAAACAACCTGTAGAGGGATGCCCAATCATTCAGGTGCTCGAACAGGATTAA
- a CDS encoding cobyric acid synthase, with the protein MAPTIMVQGTASSAGKSLLVTALCRFFRREGLRVAPFKSQNMSLNSAVTIDGLEIGRAQAVQAEASGILSCVDMNPILLKPEGDRRSQVVVLGKSIGSMLATEYHEYKPRLTTVIAESLTRLRSNYDLVVIEGAGSPAEINLKDRDIVNMHVAKLADAPVILVGDIDRGGVFASFVGTMELLEPDERDRIAAFVVNKFRGDLALLTPGLEFLSERTGKPVLGVVPYIKDLRIADEDSVSLEARLARRRPSQQELDVVVVRVPHLSNYDDVEALEHEAGVVVRFVEQPDEVAGADLVILPGSKSTVADLAWLRASGFAGAIEARAREGGPLLGVCGGCQMLGEMIDDPHGVESAEPHVRGLGLLALRTHFEQEKVTAQVLARVRCPSFLTDGVGLEEAVHGYEIHMGMVVPHNQQASPFEIQSRNGRTKVRSDGALSSDGMVVGTMLHGLFENEVIRARTLSFLRRRKGIFAGDIIRCIPTKQDEYDRLGAVVRGHLDCELLWRLTGRCPVLPR; encoded by the coding sequence CTGGCCCCCACGATCATGGTCCAGGGGACGGCTTCGTCTGCAGGGAAGAGTCTCCTGGTCACGGCCCTCTGCCGGTTTTTCCGCCGCGAAGGACTGCGCGTCGCTCCCTTCAAGTCGCAGAACATGTCGCTGAACTCGGCCGTCACCATCGATGGCCTGGAGATCGGGCGGGCGCAAGCGGTGCAGGCCGAGGCCTCCGGTATTCTGTCCTGCGTGGACATGAATCCGATCCTGCTCAAGCCCGAAGGTGATCGACGCAGCCAAGTCGTGGTACTCGGCAAGTCGATCGGTAGCATGCTGGCGACCGAGTATCACGAGTATAAGCCGCGCCTCACGACGGTGATTGCGGAGTCGTTGACTCGGCTCCGATCGAACTACGATCTGGTCGTGATCGAGGGGGCGGGGAGCCCGGCTGAGATCAATTTGAAGGATCGCGATATCGTCAATATGCATGTGGCCAAGCTGGCGGATGCGCCGGTTATTCTGGTGGGGGATATCGATCGAGGCGGCGTCTTCGCTTCCTTTGTCGGGACGATGGAACTGCTCGAGCCGGACGAGCGGGACAGGATTGCGGCCTTTGTCGTGAATAAATTTCGCGGCGATCTGGCGTTGCTCACACCGGGGCTCGAGTTTTTGAGCGAACGCACAGGTAAGCCGGTGCTGGGTGTCGTGCCTTATATCAAAGACCTCCGCATCGCCGACGAGGATTCCGTATCGCTTGAAGCGCGACTGGCTCGGCGTAGACCCTCCCAGCAGGAACTAGATGTCGTGGTCGTGCGCGTGCCGCACCTCTCCAACTACGACGATGTCGAGGCGTTGGAACATGAGGCGGGGGTTGTCGTGCGTTTCGTTGAGCAGCCCGACGAAGTTGCGGGTGCCGATCTCGTGATTCTTCCCGGTTCGAAGAGCACGGTGGCGGATCTCGCGTGGCTCCGTGCCAGTGGTTTTGCCGGCGCGATTGAGGCGCGCGCCCGTGAGGGTGGACCGCTCTTAGGTGTATGCGGCGGATGCCAAATGCTTGGTGAGATGATCGACGATCCGCACGGAGTGGAGTCGGCGGAGCCTCACGTACGGGGATTGGGACTGCTGGCCCTACGGACCCACTTCGAGCAGGAGAAAGTCACGGCGCAGGTTCTAGCCCGCGTGCGGTGCCCCTCGTTTCTCACCGATGGCGTGGGGCTCGAAGAAGCGGTCCATGGATATGAAATCCATATGGGAATGGTGGTGCCACATAATCAGCAGGCGAGCCCCTTCGAGATTCAGTCGCGGAACGGACGCACAAAGGTACGCAGTGACGGGGCTCTCAGCAGCGATGGGATGGTGGTGGGCACCATGTTGCATGGCCTGTTCGAGAATGAGGTGATCAGGGCGCGGACTCTTTCTTTCCTGCGTCGGCGCAAGGGGATTTTCGCAGGCGACATCATCCGGTGCATTCCCACGAAACAGGACGAGTACGACCGGCTAGGAGCCGTGGTGCGTGGGCATCTCGACTGTGAGCTGCTCTGGCGTCTCACTGGCCGGTGCCCGGTGTTGCCACGGTGA
- a CDS encoding site-specific integrase yields MIDRAGRYILSDEQLTDLVKAFDQRYSSRAHQWLAKHTLNLILFKLEKEEVIETKYVKVPHQVPRTLVATLDGITPTMLAGARHIRRFLKNNRTLEPPGDWRWGIEVWKCLLFYTSVVLDSFILLPSLTQRLFSLQREDLKERDWILLPQRGRREEVDQGLRTLIRFSLTPSTTQHLKNLLRVVKLPKTRERNTRRRLFPDDWRTRKWRNRILRPAWEEFMTQLMRNTPFQAAEISMDSLVHVGTVLALTENLPPFAVAVHTAQTLVSPMTEASFNRLFLLKDWQGIENPRSQRPRVNPRQLASSYGSDGELFQQIELARQGLHREEPDARNIRREMACHIGQLVGVTERELATRPGDFTSLGYNTRCYGLWLIHLLMGKDDNGTVSTRASAIAAGFFPYCAEMPFHSWDKADWVSNVAGAMEEHATSHAKASFCRLDDFLVEVGLAPKLDIPWQAKALTKPLAQQPVPLVGPEEFDAALSATCSSVIPVEIRRLLRVKMILGFSLGLRSMEATNMKLKQFVVYPEPVIEIRVTKTAAGIRNLHLSKLMPVHHLKEVREFYEHRLRETCGNLEAPLLATPTHPEPYDSSYLASLAGLVLREVIAEPFCFHHLRHSFASWFLLRWLKAVKPCVFDGVKIPLFEHKIFHEPLLSGLRQLLFGLREPKIGEVAFSHGLVALCRLLGHSSPATTLSSYCHTVDVLSSLILRKGII; encoded by the coding sequence GTGATTGATCGCGCGGGCCGATATATCCTTTCAGATGAACAGCTGACGGATCTCGTCAAGGCATTCGATCAGCGGTATTCCTCAAGAGCACATCAATGGCTGGCAAAGCACACCCTTAATCTCATTTTATTCAAGCTCGAGAAGGAGGAGGTGATCGAGACAAAATATGTGAAGGTGCCGCATCAAGTGCCTCGTACCTTGGTCGCAACTCTCGATGGAATCACACCAACCATGCTGGCTGGTGCCCGCCATATACGCCGTTTTCTTAAAAACAACCGGACGCTTGAACCTCCCGGCGACTGGCGTTGGGGGATAGAAGTATGGAAATGCCTGTTGTTTTATACATCGGTCGTTCTCGACAGTTTTATACTATTGCCCAGTCTCACCCAGCGGTTGTTTAGTCTTCAGCGGGAAGATCTAAAAGAACGTGATTGGATCCTACTGCCTCAGCGTGGCCGACGCGAGGAGGTCGATCAAGGCCTCCGCACTCTAATACGATTCTCCCTCACTCCCTCTACGACGCAACACCTGAAGAATCTTCTACGGGTAGTAAAGCTCCCGAAAACAAGAGAGAGAAACACTCGCAGACGACTTTTCCCCGACGACTGGCGTACGAGGAAGTGGCGCAATCGCATTCTGCGACCGGCGTGGGAGGAGTTCATGACTCAGCTGATGAGAAATACACCATTTCAGGCTGCTGAGATTTCAATGGATTCACTGGTTCATGTGGGAACCGTGCTGGCGTTGACAGAGAATCTTCCTCCATTCGCCGTCGCGGTGCACACCGCCCAAACACTGGTCTCACCCATGACCGAGGCGAGTTTCAACCGTCTATTCCTCCTCAAGGACTGGCAGGGCATAGAAAATCCAAGGTCGCAACGGCCGCGGGTAAACCCCCGGCAACTAGCCTCCTCATACGGCTCGGATGGGGAACTGTTTCAGCAAATCGAGTTGGCACGCCAGGGGCTTCATCGAGAGGAGCCAGACGCGAGGAACATCCGAAGAGAAATGGCCTGTCACATCGGTCAGCTGGTTGGGGTGACCGAGAGGGAACTGGCCACCCGCCCGGGAGATTTCACTTCGCTGGGATACAATACTCGATGTTACGGTCTTTGGTTGATACATCTGCTGATGGGAAAAGATGACAATGGGACTGTTTCAACGCGTGCTTCCGCCATAGCCGCAGGGTTCTTCCCGTATTGTGCGGAGATGCCTTTTCATAGCTGGGACAAGGCAGACTGGGTATCCAATGTGGCCGGGGCCATGGAGGAGCATGCGACATCGCATGCTAAAGCCAGTTTCTGTAGGTTGGATGATTTCCTCGTAGAGGTGGGATTGGCGCCAAAGCTGGACATCCCATGGCAGGCGAAAGCCCTTACCAAACCGCTGGCTCAACAACCCGTGCCACTCGTAGGTCCAGAGGAGTTTGATGCAGCTCTGTCAGCAACCTGCTCAAGTGTCATACCTGTCGAAATACGGCGACTACTCAGGGTTAAGATGATCCTGGGTTTCTCTCTCGGACTCCGCTCCATGGAAGCAACGAATATGAAGCTGAAGCAATTTGTAGTGTATCCGGAGCCCGTGATTGAAATCAGAGTCACTAAGACAGCTGCCGGGATTCGGAACCTTCATCTATCCAAACTCATGCCCGTTCATCACTTGAAGGAAGTTCGAGAGTTTTATGAGCACCGCCTCCGCGAAACATGCGGCAATTTGGAAGCCCCCCTTCTTGCCACGCCGACACATCCTGAGCCTTATGACAGCAGTTATTTAGCCTCGCTTGCAGGGCTAGTACTTCGGGAAGTCATCGCTGAACCGTTCTGTTTCCATCACTTGAGGCATTCATTTGCCAGCTGGTTCCTCTTGCGTTGGCTCAAGGCTGTCAAACCATGTGTATTTGATGGGGTGAAGATTCCCCTATTTGAACATAAGATATTTCACGAACCCCTACTGAGCGGCCTCCGACAACTTTTGTTCGGCTTACGGGAACCAAAGATCGGGGAAGTTGCCTTCTCTCATGGGTTGGTCGCTCTATGCCGGCTGCTGGGGCATAGCAGCCCAGCAACTACCCTTTCCTCATACTGCCATACGGTCGACGTCCTCTCTAGTCTGATTTTAAGGAAAGGGATTATCTAG
- a CDS encoding ParB/RepB/Spo0J family partition protein, protein MKPQMKMIPLASLKIHPSNLLTDLDMKMIEQLTESMRREGFRLNHPLLVTRDYSILDGKHRYFAAVKAGIKDVPIVIDEATTDVEAMTATTIDNTFVNTLTRKLPKGMRVIHTVRKNLLEEKPIKEPWSLAGVNKSDWFAAKRVIDAEIQKASQTRKGLPIELLDDMIRGREISEQVFDLYHDEKAWNRIVKRTAAASTTPKGNPKPTEISDAINALTHYVKVSSEQDDSLPESLQTSVQSGLAKIKKLSRPDTARQALVLACEVTLSLLANNKDFSDRLF, encoded by the coding sequence ATGAAGCCACAAATGAAAATGATTCCTCTTGCCTCGCTCAAAATTCACCCCAGCAACCTGCTGACGGATCTGGACATGAAGATGATCGAACAACTGACAGAAAGCATGCGACGAGAGGGCTTTCGTCTGAACCATCCTCTCTTAGTCACACGTGATTACTCCATTCTTGACGGGAAACACCGGTATTTCGCTGCGGTAAAGGCTGGGATTAAGGACGTTCCCATTGTGATTGATGAAGCAACCACCGATGTCGAGGCAATGACCGCCACCACTATCGACAACACGTTCGTCAACACTCTCACTCGGAAACTGCCCAAGGGCATGCGTGTCATTCATACGGTCCGGAAGAATCTCTTAGAAGAGAAACCGATAAAAGAGCCCTGGAGCCTGGCCGGGGTCAATAAATCTGATTGGTTTGCTGCCAAACGCGTCATCGATGCAGAGATACAGAAGGCGAGCCAAACCCGAAAGGGCCTCCCGATCGAACTCCTTGATGACATGATCCGCGGCCGGGAGATCTCCGAGCAGGTTTTCGATTTGTACCACGATGAGAAGGCATGGAACAGGATTGTCAAAAGAACGGCTGCTGCATCGACTACACCGAAAGGCAACCCTAAACCAACGGAAATCAGCGATGCGATTAATGCCTTAACTCATTATGTGAAGGTGTCATCAGAACAAGACGATAGTTTGCCGGAATCACTGCAAACTAGTGTTCAATCAGGCCTGGCCAAGATCAAGAAGCTCAGTCGCCCGGATACCGCCCGGCAGGCATTGGTTCTCGCCTGCGAGGTGACGTTGTCCTTACTGGCCAACAACAAAGATTTCAGCGATCGGCTTTTTTAA
- the merA gene encoding mercury(II) reductase — protein sequence MAKTFDLVILGSGSTAFAAALRAAERGKTAAMTEVRTLGGTCVNRGCLPSKNLIEAAKILYESKHPRYPGLSPASMGLDFRALIEQKDAVIEDYRGKKYESIISNSERIRVFEGAARFSGPNEVTVNGQVLSAPRFLVATGSAPTVPEVPGLRDTPYLTSDLLTSHEDIELTELPASLIILGGGYIALELGQMFSRFGTRVTILARGERILSAYEPEIAQSVADVFREEGIAIQTNTTVSRVQGDERQVVVTLQVDGRQKELKAAKLLVATGRTPNTEHLGLDLPGVDLDERGFVKVNEELRTSAEHVYAAGDVIGSNTGSQMATPVGAQDGGIAAENALNGKGGHKVNHAVIPRAIFTDPQMGVVGLSDEEANARGYACDCRVIPMSLVPRAGAVRETRGVLKMVADRTTKKVLGVSMHGMNAAEVIHEAAMGLHFGASIDDFAHMLHVYPTMSEALKIAALSYTKDVSKMSCCAD from the coding sequence ATGGCGAAGACATTTGACCTAGTAATTCTCGGATCCGGCTCGACGGCGTTTGCGGCGGCGCTTCGCGCGGCAGAACGCGGAAAAACGGCAGCCATGACCGAGGTGCGAACGCTCGGTGGCACGTGTGTCAATCGTGGCTGCTTGCCCTCAAAGAACCTCATCGAAGCCGCAAAAATCCTCTACGAGTCGAAGCATCCGCGCTACCCAGGGCTCTCTCCTGCCTCGATGGGCCTGGACTTCCGCGCTCTGATCGAGCAGAAGGATGCCGTGATTGAAGACTACCGGGGAAAGAAGTATGAGAGCATTATCTCCAATTCTGAACGCATCCGCGTTTTTGAAGGAGCCGCTCGCTTCAGCGGCCCCAACGAGGTGACCGTGAACGGGCAGGTGCTCTCAGCGCCTCGGTTCCTTGTCGCGACGGGAAGCGCGCCCACCGTGCCAGAGGTTCCCGGGCTTCGTGACACGCCGTATCTCACCAGCGACCTGCTCACCAGTCACGAAGACATCGAGCTCACAGAGCTTCCGGCGTCGCTCATCATACTCGGTGGCGGTTACATCGCGCTGGAGCTGGGCCAGATGTTTTCGCGCTTCGGCACCCGCGTCACGATTCTGGCACGCGGAGAGCGAATTCTTTCGGCCTACGAGCCGGAGATTGCACAATCAGTGGCAGACGTATTTCGTGAGGAGGGCATTGCCATCCAGACGAACACCACGGTGAGCCGGGTGCAGGGCGATGAACGCCAAGTCGTCGTCACGCTCCAGGTGGACGGGCGTCAGAAGGAACTGAAAGCGGCGAAGCTCCTTGTGGCCACGGGGCGCACACCGAATACAGAACACCTGGGGCTTGACCTTCCAGGAGTCGATCTGGATGAACGTGGTTTCGTGAAGGTCAATGAGGAGCTTCGCACCTCTGCCGAGCACGTGTATGCCGCCGGAGATGTCATTGGTTCCAACACAGGAAGCCAGATGGCGACTCCTGTGGGGGCGCAGGACGGTGGGATTGCCGCCGAGAATGCGCTCAACGGCAAAGGGGGCCATAAGGTAAACCACGCCGTGATTCCGCGAGCGATTTTTACCGACCCGCAGATGGGCGTCGTCGGACTGTCGGACGAGGAGGCCAATGCGCGCGGGTACGCGTGCGATTGTCGGGTTATTCCTATGTCTCTCGTTCCCAGAGCTGGGGCGGTCCGGGAGACCAGAGGGGTTCTGAAGATGGTGGCGGACCGGACAACGAAGAAGGTGCTGGGGGTGTCAATGCACGGAATGAACGCGGCAGAGGTGATTCATGAGGCGGCAATGGGGCTTCATTTTGGTGCGAGTATCGACGACTTCGCCCACATGCTGCACGTCTATCCAACCATGTCCGAGGCGCTTAAAATCGCCGCGTTGTCGTACACAAAAGACGTGTCGAAAATGAGCTGCTGTGCAGACTAG
- a CDS encoding TonB-dependent receptor, with amino-acid sequence MLCRLVMASGIVLCLMPLNLFAKEGEGDPVEVQEVTVIGQPVERQGTGTLNLDSLSMTSSRLGLTLREIPASIEVIGQQTIQERGFRSISEAIEGATGVTVGDAPGDPANFSMRGFTNNQIRLLNDGLMTGPANMTSRPRDTWNLDRIEILKGPASVLYGEGAIAGAINFVTKRPVRELQGTETFLSYGTFNTTRAGVGSGGTLGTDKLHYRVDLSYQNSDNFLGVQRAPYTYWNGTSALLYDVTSRLSVEVSFDLGFDRSKPYFGTPLVPSSFATQGVNGVVSTLDGRTVDRRMLRQNYNTQDSDMSALTTWTKLKTTWKPTDLIEVRNQAYYYTAKRHWQNAETYTFNTGTQLIDRDRFYVAHDQTIIGDRLEFQVNQPVASLKNRFVTGLDFSRLDFTRPSFFNGAGGSVDPFAPVAGLFGPIAAATQKAMVTTTALFAEDQLSLTDQLKLIAGFRHDRIDLTRELFDTAGVLDTTSSFSRNFNPTTWRAGLVYDVLPQITLYGQYATAADPAASNIFLVTRQESFALATGAQWEVGAKGDFWNKRAEWTVAYFDIFRKNILTQTSLTEAVNVGRQSSKGVELSMGVRPTEAWRVQGNLTFLSAKFDDFAELSGGSVVSRNGNRPFNVPQAMANLWSIYRLPTAVPVDLGAALRYVGDRYNDAANAIRMHAYMTADAWMTVPYKNLWFTLRGRNLFDKTYASWGDNFYPSEVIIGAPRTVELSLMARF; translated from the coding sequence ATGCTTTGCCGTCTTGTCATGGCCTCAGGAATTGTGTTGTGTCTCATGCCCCTCAATCTTTTTGCCAAGGAGGGTGAAGGGGATCCCGTGGAAGTGCAGGAAGTGACGGTGATTGGACAGCCAGTCGAGCGCCAGGGGACGGGGACGCTCAATCTCGACAGTCTAAGTATGACGTCCAGCCGCTTGGGGCTGACGCTACGTGAGATTCCAGCCAGTATTGAGGTGATCGGTCAACAGACCATTCAGGAGCGCGGATTTCGGTCGATCTCCGAAGCGATCGAAGGCGCGACGGGGGTGACGGTAGGCGACGCACCAGGAGACCCCGCGAACTTTTCCATGCGGGGGTTCACGAATAACCAGATTCGATTGCTGAACGATGGGCTGATGACCGGCCCGGCCAATATGACCTCGCGCCCGCGTGACACGTGGAATCTTGATCGCATCGAGATCCTGAAGGGGCCCGCGTCGGTGCTCTATGGGGAAGGGGCGATTGCCGGCGCGATCAACTTCGTGACCAAGCGACCGGTCCGTGAGTTACAGGGAACGGAGACGTTTCTCTCGTATGGCACCTTCAATACAACCAGGGCCGGTGTGGGCAGCGGAGGGACCCTCGGGACCGATAAGCTGCATTATCGAGTGGACCTGAGTTATCAGAACTCCGACAACTTTCTGGGCGTGCAGCGGGCACCCTATACCTATTGGAATGGGACCAGCGCCCTCCTCTATGACGTGACCTCTCGTCTCAGCGTTGAAGTATCCTTCGATCTCGGGTTCGATCGCAGCAAGCCCTACTTTGGCACGCCGCTGGTGCCCTCGTCGTTTGCCACCCAAGGGGTCAACGGAGTCGTAAGCACACTCGATGGGCGCACTGTCGATAGGCGGATGCTGCGGCAAAACTACAACACCCAGGACAGCGACATGAGTGCGCTGACCACGTGGACGAAGCTCAAAACGACTTGGAAGCCGACCGATCTGATCGAAGTGCGGAACCAAGCCTATTACTACACGGCGAAGCGCCATTGGCAAAATGCTGAAACCTACACATTTAACACCGGGACGCAGCTTATTGATCGTGATCGATTCTATGTGGCGCATGATCAGACTATCATCGGCGACCGACTCGAGTTTCAGGTCAACCAGCCCGTCGCGTCGTTGAAGAATCGTTTTGTGACGGGATTGGACTTTAGTCGTCTCGACTTCACGAGGCCTAGTTTTTTTAATGGGGCGGGTGGGAGCGTGGACCCGTTTGCCCCTGTCGCCGGACTGTTCGGGCCGATCGCGGCAGCAACGCAGAAGGCAATGGTCACCACGACCGCGCTGTTTGCCGAGGATCAGCTTAGCCTGACCGATCAGCTCAAGCTGATCGCCGGGTTTCGACATGATCGTATCGATTTGACTCGGGAGTTGTTCGACACCGCCGGCGTCCTCGATACGACGAGCAGTTTCTCGCGGAACTTCAATCCCACCACCTGGCGCGCAGGCCTTGTCTATGACGTGCTGCCGCAGATCACGCTCTATGGGCAATACGCGACGGCGGCTGATCCGGCTGCCAGCAATATTTTCCTCGTGACACGTCAGGAAAGTTTTGCACTCGCGACCGGGGCGCAGTGGGAGGTGGGCGCCAAAGGGGACTTCTGGAACAAACGGGCCGAGTGGACCGTTGCGTACTTTGATATCTTCCGGAAAAACATTCTGACGCAAACCTCGCTGACGGAAGCGGTCAACGTCGGTCGGCAGTCGTCTAAAGGCGTCGAGCTGTCCATGGGGGTGCGTCCCACCGAAGCGTGGCGAGTACAGGGAAATCTGACCTTTCTATCCGCCAAATTTGACGACTTTGCCGAACTGTCCGGAGGCAGTGTGGTCTCCCGGAACGGCAATCGCCCGTTCAATGTGCCGCAGGCGATGGCCAACCTCTGGTCGATCTACCGGCTTCCAACGGCGGTGCCGGTCGATCTCGGCGCGGCGCTGCGCTATGTGGGAGATCGCTACAACGATGCGGCGAATGCCATACGGATGCATGCGTATATGACGGCCGATGCCTGGATGACGGTGCCATACAAGAATCTGTGGTTCACGCTGCGCGGGCGCAACTTGTTCGATAAAACGTATGCGAGTTGGGGCGATAATTTCTATCCCAGCGAAGTCATTATCGGGGCGCCACGGACGGTTGAATTGAGCCTGATGGCGCGATTCTGA
- the merT gene encoding mercuric ion transporter MerT: MLFRSEQENPWSKAKNGRGALGIGGLAAVLASICCLGPLVLVTIGVSGAWISNLTVLEPYRPILIGAALVALFFAYWRIFRPSEACKPGAVCAVPQVKTAYKLIFGIVAALTGIALAFPYILPLLY; the protein is encoded by the coding sequence ATGTTGTTCAGGTCGGAGCAAGAGAACCCTTGGTCTAAAGCGAAAAATGGTCGCGGCGCCTTGGGTATCGGCGGCCTCGCGGCGGTCCTCGCCTCGATCTGCTGTCTCGGCCCGCTCGTGTTGGTGACGATTGGCGTCAGCGGCGCGTGGATCAGCAATCTGACGGTGCTCGAACCGTATCGTCCGATCTTAATCGGCGCAGCACTCGTGGCGCTCTTCTTCGCCTACTGGCGCATCTTCCGGCCCTCCGAAGCCTGCAAGCCGGGGGCGGTCTGTGCCGTGCCGCAAGTCAAGACGGCGTACAAGCTCATCTTTGGGATCGTGGCCGCACTGACGGGGATCGCGCTGGCGTTCCCCTACATTCTTCCGCTGTTGTACTGA
- a CDS encoding cobyrinate a,c-diamide synthase: protein MTIPRLVIAGTASNVGKTTVMVGLVRALRARGLRVAVFKCGPDYLDPTYHVRAADAPCHNLDGWMMGREAVLSTFTRASQGADIALIEGVMGLFDGASPTGDEGSTAEIAKWLQAPVLLVCDAGGMARSIAALAKGFSTFDAGLQIAGLICNKLGSRGHLELLRKATGGEPPVLGGLLKEATLAFADRHLGLRSADRATVPEDVFVSWGDRVSEWCDVEAIIALAQSTPALPEIPTMERIVGEGASCRIGLAFDEAFHFYYDDNLRRLESLGAELVRFSPIHDTHLPDVDGLYFGGGYPEVHAEELSRNLSMRRDVVSFAEAHGPIYGECGGLMYLSNGIRTLDGVLHPMVGLIPGEAEMKDRLQALGYVEVDTKDATMLGPAGLKFRGHQFRYSDFRLPPAVECTYSVRRRRGGEVFQEGYRQGNTLASYVHAHWASNPRLAQGFVQACSAHARRVR, encoded by the coding sequence GTGACGATTCCACGGCTCGTCATCGCCGGCACTGCTAGCAACGTCGGCAAGACGACCGTCATGGTCGGGCTCGTTCGGGCGTTACGTGCGCGGGGGCTGCGAGTGGCCGTCTTCAAGTGTGGCCCCGATTATCTCGATCCGACCTATCATGTTCGTGCGGCTGATGCGCCGTGTCACAATCTCGACGGATGGATGATGGGGCGTGAGGCGGTCCTTTCGACGTTTACGCGCGCGTCGCAAGGGGCAGACATTGCATTAATCGAAGGGGTGATGGGGTTGTTCGACGGCGCGTCACCGACGGGCGATGAAGGCTCGACTGCCGAGATCGCCAAGTGGCTCCAAGCGCCGGTGCTGCTCGTGTGCGATGCGGGAGGGATGGCTCGCAGCATTGCGGCGCTAGCCAAAGGGTTTTCGACCTTCGACGCAGGCTTGCAGATTGCCGGTCTCATTTGTAACAAGCTCGGCAGCCGCGGGCATTTGGAATTGCTCCGCAAGGCGACGGGTGGTGAGCCTCCCGTCCTGGGGGGGCTTCTTAAGGAAGCTACTTTGGCGTTCGCGGATCGGCATCTGGGTCTACGCAGCGCAGACCGGGCGACGGTCCCGGAGGATGTCTTTGTGTCGTGGGGCGATCGGGTGAGCGAGTGGTGCGATGTCGAGGCGATCATCGCGCTGGCGCAATCCACGCCGGCTCTTCCTGAAATTCCCACCATGGAACGGATCGTCGGTGAAGGAGCCAGCTGTCGAATTGGTCTCGCGTTCGACGAGGCGTTCCATTTCTATTATGACGACAACCTCCGCCGTCTTGAGAGTCTTGGTGCGGAGCTCGTGCGGTTTTCTCCCATTCACGATACGCATCTGCCGGACGTGGACGGTCTGTATTTCGGTGGCGGCTACCCGGAGGTTCATGCGGAGGAGCTGTCGCGGAATCTTTCGATGCGTAGGGATGTGGTCTCGTTTGCCGAAGCTCATGGCCCCATCTATGGAGAATGCGGCGGGCTCATGTACTTGTCCAACGGCATCAGGACGCTCGATGGCGTGCTGCATCCTATGGTGGGCCTCATTCCAGGCGAAGCGGAAATGAAAGATCGTTTGCAGGCGCTCGGATATGTCGAAGTGGACACGAAGGACGCGACGATGCTCGGTCCGGCGGGCTTAAAATTTCGAGGCCATCAATTTCGCTATTCGGACTTTCGCCTTCCGCCAGCAGTCGAGTGTACCTATAGCGTGCGCCGCCGCCGTGGCGGCGAGGTCTTTCAAGAGGGCTATCGTCAGGGCAATACGCTGGCGTCCTATGTCCATGCCCATTGGGCCTCGAACCCGCGCCTGGCTCAGGGTTTCGTGCAGGCCTGCTCGGCCCATGCCAGGAGGGTCCGGTGA
- the merP gene encoding mercury resistance system periplasmic binding protein MerP — protein sequence MKKRITVLALLAALSAPAWAATQTVTLSVLGMKCATCSITLKKALNKVEGVENIEVNLEKKEALVTFDDAKTTVEALLDATKNAGYPSTVHP from the coding sequence ATGAAAAAGCGCATCACTGTATTGGCCCTCTTGGCCGCCTTGAGCGCGCCCGCCTGGGCCGCCACGCAAACGGTTACCCTGTCGGTGCTCGGCATGAAATGCGCGACCTGCTCGATTACGCTGAAGAAAGCGCTGAACAAGGTCGAAGGCGTCGAGAACATCGAGGTCAACTTGGAGAAGAAGGAAGCCCTGGTCACCTTCGATGACGCCAAGACCACGGTCGAGGCGCTGCTGGACGCTACCAAGAACGCGGGCTACCCCTCTACCGTTCATCCCTAA